GCCCGTCCGCCGCGCGGATCCAGAAGGCGCGGGCCCCCTCGGGGCCACCCGCCAGCTCGGCATGGAAGGGGGCGGCGTCCAGCATCAGGCCAGCGTTCCCGCCAGCCGCATCGCCGCGCCCATGTCGCCGTCCACCTTGAGCTTGCCGGTCATGAAGGCGGTGGTGGGGTTCTTCTCGCCCTCGATGATGGCGCGGAAGGTCTCGGTATCGGCGGTCAGCGTGACGTCGGCCGGATCGTCGCCGACCCGGGCGCCGCTCTCGTCGACGATCAGGCTGCCCTTGCCCTCGATGACGAACTTGGCCACCCCGGCGAATCCCCTGCCGTCCAGCT
The Salipiger sp. H15 DNA segment above includes these coding regions:
- a CDS encoding SCP2 sterol-binding domain-containing protein, which codes for MSETVKAAVAALNKKLDGRGFAGVAKFVIEGKGSLIVDESGARVGDDPADVTLTADTETFRAIIEGEKNPTTAFMTGKLKVDGDMGAAMRLAGTLA